From the Cloeon dipterum chromosome 4, ieCloDipt1.1, whole genome shotgun sequence genome, the window TCGTCCAGAATTCTTTCCGAATTCGAATTTAGAGTCGTCGGTATGACCGTCTCCTGCTGACCTATATGGCCTCGTCCGTCAGTACAACCGACTCTTAAAGGAGATATTTTCGGGTTGTACTGATTCACCTGAGGGTTCTGAGGACTCATTCCCCTGCAAGGAAAcgcagattaaaatttagcaacaatgACAGCTAActaattgagaaaataatatcaggCGGAACtagaaaagatttttacaGCCCAACTAAAAGCATGCAAACAGCCTACATTCCTAACTTTGCTTGGTGTGAATAACTAAAACTGAGATGTGCATGTAgtgattttgattgaaaaattcactgcACACCTTTTCATAACGCCACCTTTCCGAAAGTTTGCATGTAACTGACGATTAGAGTTAGTTATTTAGTTGGATTACCAAAGAACTTTTTCAAGTTCTTACCGGCACGTCTGATAGCAGAAGACTTTCGGCTTGCctatcaaaaatttacacgacTGTGAGCTGAACTGCGAGTGTATCCAAGTCATAGGCACCTGAGAAAAATggaagaatttattaaattgaaatgttaaataaattactatgTCACTCACCGACTTGCCATCTGAGCACAAGATTGCATTTCCTCTACCACTAGTCTCCAGCTCTTCGCCGTGCGCCATGATCACCATGAAACACACATCAGTGCAGTAGTGGTCTATGCTCTGGGCGAAGCTTCTGATGGCTCCCTTAAACATCTGCAAAAGACCAGtcaaattcatttgaataaatagagagttaaattgattttacctCCGCAGTAACTTCCTCCTTAAGATTCTCAGGGAAATTGGTAACTAGAAAGCCTAGCTCCCTCAGGAGTGCAGTAATATTTTTCGTGTCGATCTCTGAACCCTGGCGCTCCTTCTCTTCATGGTTGTAATGGGGGTATGAATAGATGTTCAACACAAGTGCCGAGCCCTTAGGGTTGGACAGGCATCTGTAGACTTCCTGTGATTGTAATAAGACACTATTTAATTGTTAAGTAAACAAACTGATTGGCGGCTGATAAGTTCAGTTCTTTCATAACAACAAATCATCAAATACAATGATTTACCGGAACATTCATTActcaaaaaatgataattacaTTTGTTTTACATATTAACGCACTCACCTtgcgatttaatttgttgtttgcGTCCAAATCAAATCTCTTCCTGGATGGTTTCACTTTGATGTGTCCGGGATTCGAGACTACTTCAGCATCCAAATCTTGGTGAGTTTCCATAACAAACTTAGCCTTTTCATTGTATGCTCCCTCCTTGACCGCTTTTTTAACATCAGGATTGATGTCACTGAGCTTCTCTGTTAAAATAGATGGTTTGGCTCCGCTTCCATTGGTTTGTCTAGGCGGGCTGAAAcggaattttgaattattttaaacagaaacCAAGGACAAATTAAAAGATACTTTTGGTATGAGATGTTTTCGCGAGGTTTGGAGTAATAATACTGGCTGAGGATATTTGTCACTTGGGTATTGCGCATGAACGCGGCAGCTAAGCGCCTATACGGGTCCTCACACTCCATCTGCGTAACGTAGGAGAAAAAGTCAACAATTTTGGAGTTGGTGTGTGAAGTCTtctgaaacacaaaataaCTCGATTTAAGGCAGGCGTCTCGGTGCCGTACAAATTGCGCACAGTTCAATAAACTtccaattttcattgttgaatTGATCCTTACCCTTTTCtttcaacaaggaaaattgcattatttggcTGTTGAGCTGAGCACACCACAATGATTAGttagggctgtctccttacttgaaatccgatttaatttcaaagccaagagtttccccaataagtggcatacaccgttggacagatctcgacgagaggaatcggaatatgccaagtaaatatgttcgagcactgtaaattttggagaaaattgtcgaaatttgaatttttattgtaggaaggttttttttattattgcaaattgttgaacaaattgtttatcggtcaattgtttaaggcatcctacaataaaaattcaacattttgccatttttctccgaaatttacagtgcttggaatattttcttggcatatgttccgattcctctcgtcgagatctgtccaacggtgtgtgccactcattggggaaactcttggttttgaaattaaatcggatttcaagtaaggagacagccattgccatttgaaaagcacggtaactttccagccaattttctcaaaaaattccagtgcttctcaaatcaatttaggctttaactgaatcctaagggatgagtttatgcattggcaaagagcattttccaggcttttccagtatcattcctctttaaaccgattttctcaaaaattcaaacggcaacctgggattttattgcatattcctaatttttagatatttcaaTAAGAGGACTTTGCATACATTTTCTGCGCAGCTTTACTTGCAAATTTggaatccaaatttttaatacttatgttcttaatattttaaagaaaaacttaattaacaataaataacagaacaataaattaaaaatgttaagcgATAATAATGACTTTACGTGCGAAAGAAAGGAATTCAAATACTGTTATTCAACTTTTGTAACTTTGAATTAAGCAAGATGGTGAAACAGGAAGTCAACACTTACACCTCAAAACTGTACATatgtatttctatttttatcacaaaaacTTCTGTTACGTTGTTACCAGCAACAATTTCAAGTAGtgaataaaaagtaaaaatcattCAGCTAACACTCTCCATATTTTGGTCAGTTAAAAACGTTGTAATATAAAATCTTCATTACTTGCAAACCTAAGTTTTATGTCGGTCTACATCATATACATTACGATAGAATACGACATATTTTCTGTTACTAAAAAAACCCTGTGCGTTTGGGAAAACCCTtgatggaaattaataaatgcgCAAATTGGACTTACTTTAAAATATGAGTATTGATCTGAAGGTATCACGTCACTCATCAAGTCCACAGCATCTTTGAGATTGGCGTTGGAGATATGGTCCGCGAGCTTGTTTATGTTGCTCATGATCAAATTGCGTTGTTCTTCATTCATGCCAACAAATTCTTCTTGAGCCTCATCGCCATTTGACGAAAGCATCGTTTGAGTTGTTTCCGACTCCTCACTAATTTGGCTGAAACAcaacatattaattaatattaatatttatttatgtaatggattaaaaagacaatttaaaatagctgATTAGTTGAGACTTATCAGTCTTAAAATATACAGCAAAGATAAGGAgatcttttcaattttgataagaTCTATTTCCTTAGCCTAAGTAGAGCTTAAGCCGATTGAGCAAGTTGATAAATTCAACTTCCTGGATTTacataaaaagaaaagtgaCTGTTAgaaccaaaaaattaacttcacgagccaattttaaatttgttattatttgcgATCAGGTCtggatgatttattttatcaccttgtaccaaacaaattatttaattagaatattaccGTGTAATGGGGCGTGGACGTGACGGCATGAGCTTAATGAAGTGCTTGTTTATGTCGTCGAATCCCAGAAGATGACAGGTGTTGCAGAGTTCCTCAAACATGTTGGGGTGAtccaaatataataatttagtgTAGAACTGCCGAACATCCTGCTCGGTCTTTGAGTTGTCTCCAGTCTGCAGAACGGAAATGAATCAGATACATTTTGAAAGTGAGCTATTGTTTCACAGATCCTATATGATTCATACAAAATTTAGTGATTTTAAGGACATGTACgtcaatatttcttttaattgtaataGTCAGAGCGtcgttaaattttgagaaataggCCAAAGCGATACTACAAACAAGTGCATCGTGACGTCATCGCTTTTCAGGGTTGCTTTTATAGACAAACAATCGGAATggagcaacaataaaaaacccTTTCAGCGCCAACCTGATGGGATTAAAGAGGGTATTCCCAGGACCATGTTTTCTGTGGACCTGGATTTAATACCCTTCATGGGAAGCACCTGGCAGGGCATGACCACCAAGTCTAGGAGGGTCCCCAGTCCTGGCattatttgccaaatttatcgaaaaagcTTTCTTTTGATCCCTTTCTCCGGCGTGCAAATTGTGAAGTAAATTTCCCACCTACGCTAAACAGATCATGATTCCAATTGGGAGACAGATGAtgctcaccgcttgattagcatgcagatttaaaaacggcgagaaattttaatcatttcctaatttttagatagtatttcaaattaaggcaaaaaggatttttacaaataatgacCTATTAAGCTTCATTATAAGTGGCCTTCATATTAAGGGttgtcacaaaattaaaatggcctCTCTTCTTTGTCCAGCTCTTGTCTGCTGACGCTGTGGCCAtttctaataatttcaaagaCACTCTTTTTgactaaaaatgtttaagcacgaaatttcaaatattatttgcttgacgtcctttaaagtttaaaactaaaattaaataattcgcaGAGTTTATCATGCTTGAAacagtaataatttatttataaaagttttgaatttgccatccaaatattattatagGTTTTATCCTCTAATTTTAAACCTaattcaaaagcaaaagcttcagatttcaatttttcaaggcaaacattttataaaaccGTTTAAACTCATAGGCATAAAATGATTGACAACCCttcttccaaaattaatttatcaataaacGAGTGATCGATGATctctattatttaaaatatctaaatacatacatacatacttaATAAACAACACTGCTCATATTTGACCCGGAAGGTCACTGGGCTAAACTCACTCACCAGTTTGTACTCCTCAATTTCAACTCCATTCTGGCGCATCACCTCAATAATCCGATGGATACTAACGCTGTTTGTAACCGTGACCAACGATTCCATACTATTGTTGATGCAGGCGACCTGTTCGGGGGTCATGCGGGGCACCTGTGGCTCAGCGGCCATCCCTCCGGCGACGACGTTCCTGAGCAATGGTTGCATCGCTGCAGACAGAGCTCCGTCAATCTCTTCTTCTGCGTCCTCGGATCTGTCGTCAGCTGCAGAAGGTGTATTGCAGGTCATGATGCTCAAACAGCCCCCCATGTCCTTCCATTCCATACCAAGCGTCCCGACGGTTGTCCAGGCCCTCCTCGCTCGGTGTCGTCCTCAATGTGAGCGCGGTTGTGGCTGCCGTCTGTCTCAAACTGTATCACAAAGCAGACAACAAAGTGTAAAACACGTCGAAATGAGTGAGAAAAGCGTGAGTCATGTCTCGCAATCGAGTTGACAATACTGTGTTGAGTGTTGAGTGTGTTAGTGGTGGTTATAGTCGATTACGACGCCACCTGTGGACCGTGACCGCAACGTGATTTCAGCGTGATGCTGTATTACATATAAAAAGTCGAGCCTTGCGATCGCCTCATTGAGCGGGAATTTTTGTATTCTCAACAAAGAGAACACGTCACGCAACAACTATGATATTATTGATCCGAGAAAGTGCGATTTTTTCTTATTGCTATCACACAGATGACacagaatataaaataagatgataatattatttatctcaaAGGAAAACTTTCTTTTATTAGCGGTTTCcgaattttctccatttttgaAAACCTTCTACGGCTGTAAAATCACATAAAAGGCGCACGAGTTTGACTTAATAATTCAGCTGCTAAGCTGAGTGTGAGATccaaaatcttttcaaatttggaaagcttataaaaattggaattgtaTGCAATgcagacaaaatattttccccaggtcaatttcccggaaaatccgttcgaaaattgatttgaactTACCAGGACCAAAATAGGCCAAAATTAAGCTGGATTTTATGACAAATGActgagaaaaaattacaataatagcATAAGTTCTGCATGCAATTTCcccaaaactatttttttccagaaattggACGAAAAATCACTAACTTTTCCGAAGTATTAATTGTTATAAGACGTATGTGGCATAAtatattagaattttaacCCAATCGCTTTCTCCCAGATAAAAAATCGTCATGATAACAGAAGAGTTCTAAGAATTCCAACTGTGTGATATTCGGTGTGACGTTTAATGCAAAGTTCCTGATATGTTTTCTCGCAGTCGATGATAAGAGTGGTTTTAATCCGGTCAAGGACGTTTTATAAGACTTCTGCCGACACTAGAAACTTccgaatcaaatttaaatatatatatttgttaattaaatgccCATTTTAAGTATTGCAAACCAAATCGTAAGCGAAacgcagaaaatatttatttggctttCACTCTACACCGAATATTTTtaggtttaataaaaaagaataatatttcatgCATTGCGTCAAGTTGCAAAATCAGCAGATctttatcgatttcctttttatcagcgggggccagatgtgcgataaaatttattcccaaACTGCGCAgatctgaatgtgggaagcaaaaagccctctttggattcccgtacgagtgtcaaaagtttgtttttacgatccaaaagactcAAATAgtacaaaaaaaatgcaaattatgtcacaaatattcacgaaaacttggttcttttagcgcattttcacgtgaccgtgtTTTCGcaccatactccaccggacgccatatctgcgcgtcgcacgaatctggtgcccgctgctttttattagaCAAGGTGGTCCCtgatcaaaatataattttgttttaattctgGCTAAATGATGATACAAAAAATAGattctcatttttttgctctttttatccctgacCGAGGACCTacaagggcgcgcactgcactagcacgaatgctgaaacccgggtcccattaacaccgcgaacggataatttatttgctcgaAAAAGGAAAGGGATTTCCGTCTTGAAGtcgtgatatattttttaattatttgaaactttaaTTAGTGTTAAAGCAACATTAATTTAgaggcaaaaataataatatttcatagGAGTAGGCAACTTAAattaaccagcccgttggctcgcattgttaaggcactctcaggagtgtcaaagcaatgagaggtatttgagcagttcggagatctaatactggctaccaaatatgtcagagatggcaaaaagtgaatAGTTCAGTGACTCGAAACGCTCAAATTgttcaacgggctgggaggcgcaccggcgccgactcgctacttgctggtttgcacctttccagcatgcgtgatttggcttcacgggacgaatgtctagcgtttcaatgcagtcctcggtgcggaggcaagtggcccttgagtgggctgggtccctgtgcggcctggtgcgcccatgttatccgttcgcggtgttattgggacccgggtttcagcattcgtactagtgcagtgcgcgcccttcccggtccaagaggacagggataaaaagagcaaaaaaaaaaataggaagtttagctcaaaatattatcttctACCACggttgaaattataaaaggaAGTTTACTTGCACGGTGTTCATATGCacgattgtttaaaatatatatggaaAATAATACTAACCTCTTTGGCTGAAATTGAAGCGAATGAAGAAATTACGAAGGTTAAAACTAGCTTATTCTTGTTTTTTCTACCCTATCGCAAAGAAAACATATTCTATTCACTGGAAAAAAGGTTGTTTGTCGGATTGAAACACAAATGCGCACAATATATAACAACTTTGATAAAACTGCTGATGCTTGACTGACGAGGAGACGCGGAGCAATATAATGATTCATAGGATTCATACAAGTGCAGCTGACAAAGGCAAGTGGCAAGTGCGCGCTGCAGCCGTCTAGCCAATAAGCACGCGCGGAAAAGTCTTTGACTTATTGTTACTGAGAAATTATTGGCAGTGGAGAGTTCTAATCCCGCCCTacaattaattgcattttttcataatatgtACGCACACAATATAATAGCGATGACAGTagaaataatgattttgatgcaaatttgTGTCAGCGCCGAGTCGTGAGCCTGTTCTCTTACTATTTGCCAAGCTACTACAGGTGGGTTGACGGCATAGTTGTAAAGCAAAGCAGGGTTGTAGCTTTAAAATCCATTCCTTtggatatatattttttattgtggtGCACGTCGATGAAAATTGCAAGGCCTATAGAGCGCAGCTACCTGAAGGTTGAGTCAGgggggagagagcgagagccagTATCGCTGGTCTTTTCTGCGGTCGGATGGACAGGTGGCATCTGTCCTTGGAATCCGAGAATATATACTATTATTCTCTATTTCCTGCAATGGTCAATACACAATAAATGCATTGAATATAGCCCTCTCCGCGGAGTAGTTATCAGGCTCCTCTCCCTTCGTTCTCCCTTTTGGAATTACAGCTCCGTTTTTTAGCTTGACCGCGGCAACGCAGGGCAGAAGGATATAGCTTTGTACATTATTTCAGGGTTGAGCCCAAATAGTGTTCTCGTCAGGGAAACCCCTGACAATTAGTTAAACAGGCAGTTCCACCACAGGCAGCAATTAGTTTGTTGTAAGAAgtattacttaaaataaaagaaagcaCATTCGCGGCTATATCATAATTTTGATgccatgaatatttttttttattttgaatgaatttattattaaacgcatacATAAGTAAGTTAAGGCCAAATAACTTCTATGCCATAAGAGGCAGTAGGAGAAACTTTTAGGTCAAAGAGTTTAACTGccgtttcaatggaaaattcATGCAAGTTTTTAATACTATAAGTTGCCATAAGGGCTGCCCTTGCTCGTTTCTCCAGTTCTCCACATGCCTACCAAAGGATAATCCTGATACTTGAAACATAACAcccaaataacaaaattctgGGACAAAATCCACATTCACACCACATTTTACACCTttccatgaatattttttgaatattcaaatatttttattaggaCATTTAAAGTTCCCGGCACACATTATTGCATCATCGGCTTCGATTTTTcaagacaattttatttgtataaaaactTGTGCTGTTTTGATCTCTTTCTCCCCCTCTAACTGAGTGTGAGCCCGGTCGGTAACTTATTCGAGTGGAAGAATCTGTCAAGCGGAGGATCTATAGAACATTGTTGTTGCTTTGGTTCCTGCAAAAGAGGTCTTTCTGCTCGAGTTATAAATAGGCTATTAACAATATGTTCAATAGAAATGTAACCATGCTTCGTCTGGTTTGATTGAGCCTggttttatatatgtatattgaaCATAAAAAACGACCTCGAGCGGTCGCATATATTTCTAAAGTCTTAGGCTTTCAACGTTTATGCTagctattttttgttcttgtaCCCTGTAACACAATTCagcaaatacaattttttagaacaaCAAATTCTGTCAAATTCAATAATCTtaaagaaaagaataaaaaaggtcaaatttcCTTTCGCACACTTGCTATAGTTTATAGAATTTATGTAGCGCACTTTACTGAAGTGATTTTGGCTgtcaaaaggaattttttcctACAACAAAAGACGGCCTAATATATTGCTCACAAATTTAGCAGCAAAAAAACAGGTATTTGGGGATTTCCTCCTATTCCgtattttttccgaatttgaTAAGATGTCATATTTTGCGCCAAACAATCCAGAgttcgaaaaattcaaatttttatttaaaattatattaatcctcttttagattcaaattttggtttattacggatcagcagggcaactgtgccccatacatccacatccagaacttaacaaaaatataacaaagcatttttttgtatttgataacagagggaatagtaaaatcagtctatcatatcagtatt encodes:
- the LOC135943582 gene encoding uncharacterized protein LOC135943582 isoform X1; this encodes MEWKDMGGCLSIMTCNTPSAADDRSEDAEEEIDGALSAAMQPLLRNVVAGGMAAEPQVPRMTPEQVACINNSMESLVTVTNSVSIHRIIEVMRQNGVEIEEYKLTGDNSKTEQDVRQFYTKLLYLDHPNMFEELCNTCHLLGFDDINKHFIKLMPSRPRPITRQISEESETTQTMLSSNGDEAQEEFVGMNEEQRNLIMSNINKLADHISNANLKDAVDLMSDVIPSDQYSYFKKTSHTNSKIVDFFSYVTQMECEDPYRRLAAAFMRNTQVTNILSQYYYSKPRENISYQNPPRQTNGSGAKPSILTEKLSDINPDVKKAVKEGAYNEKAKFVMETHQDLDAEVVSNPGHIKVKPSRKRFDLDANNKLNRKEVYRCLSNPKGSALVLNIYSYPHYNHEEKERQGSEIDTKNITALLRELGFLVTNFPENLKEEVTAEMFKGAIRSFAQSIDHYCTDVCFMVIMAHGEELETSGRGNAILCSDGKSVPMTWIHSQFSSQSCKFLIGKPKVFCYQTCRGMSPQNPQVNQYNPKISPLRVGCTDGRGHIGQQETVIPTTLNSNSERILDDMLVCHAAPQGFQAQRDREIGSVFIRTIIEVFVAMAHDTHVQRMMVEVDRKIKSMTNETFCQTTTFESIGFDRELYLHPHLYRDTEEEPEEGASCVTEKAGTSEGGDC
- the LOC135943582 gene encoding caspase-2-like isoform X3: MQPLLRNVVAGGMAAEPQVPRMTPEQVACINNSMESLVTVTNSVSIHRIIEVMRQNGVEIEEYKLTGDNSKTEQDVRQFYTKLLYLDHPNMFEELCNTCHLLGFDDINKHFIKLMPSRPRPITRQISEESETTQTMLSSNGDEAQEEFVGMNEEQRNLIMSNINKLADHISNANLKDAVDLMSDVIPSDQYSYFKKTSHTNSKIVDFFSYVTQMECEDPYRRLAAAFMRNTQVTNILSQYYYSKPRENISYQNPPRQTNGSGAKPSILTEKLSDINPDVKKAVKEGAYNEKAKFVMETHQDLDAEVVSNPGHIKVKPSRKRFDLDANNKLNRKEVYRCLSNPKGSALVLNIYSYPHYNHEEKERQGSEIDTKNITALLRELGFLVTNFPENLKEEVTAEMFKGAIRSFAQSIDHYCTDVCFMVIMAHGEELETSGRGNAILCSDGKSVPMTWIHSQFSSQSCKFLIGKPKVFCYQTCRGMSPQNPQVNQYNPKISPLRVGCTDGRGHIGQQETVIPTTLNSNSERILDDMLVCHAAPQGFQAQRDREIGSVFIRTIIEVFVAMAHDTHVQRMMVEVDRKIKSMTNETFCQTTTFESIGFDRELYLHPHLYRDTEEEPEEGASCVTEKAGTSEGGDC
- the LOC135943582 gene encoding uncharacterized protein LOC135943582 isoform X2 yields the protein MEWKDMGGCLSIMTCNTPSAADDRSEDAEEEIDGALSAAMQPLLRNVVAGGMAAEPQVPRMTPEQVACINNSMESLVTVTNSVSIHRIIEVMRQNGVEIEEYKLTGDNSKTEQDVRQFYTKLLYLDHPNMFEELCNTCHLLGFDDINKHFIKLMPSRPRPITRQISEESETTQTMLSSNGDEAQEEFVGMNEEQRNLIMSNINKLADHISNANLKDAVDLMSDVIPSDQYSYFKTSHTNSKIVDFFSYVTQMECEDPYRRLAAAFMRNTQVTNILSQYYYSKPRENISYQNPPRQTNGSGAKPSILTEKLSDINPDVKKAVKEGAYNEKAKFVMETHQDLDAEVVSNPGHIKVKPSRKRFDLDANNKLNRKEVYRCLSNPKGSALVLNIYSYPHYNHEEKERQGSEIDTKNITALLRELGFLVTNFPENLKEEVTAEMFKGAIRSFAQSIDHYCTDVCFMVIMAHGEELETSGRGNAILCSDGKSVPMTWIHSQFSSQSCKFLIGKPKVFCYQTCRGMSPQNPQVNQYNPKISPLRVGCTDGRGHIGQQETVIPTTLNSNSERILDDMLVCHAAPQGFQAQRDREIGSVFIRTIIEVFVAMAHDTHVQRMMVEVDRKIKSMTNETFCQTTTFESIGFDRELYLHPHLYRDTEEEPEEGASCVTEKAGTSEGGDC